The sequence TTTAGAAACTTTTTGGCTTCAGAATTAGTCATAAATGCAACTTCACTACGGGCGAAAGAATCATATAAGGTATAGGCATTATAAATATTATAAACAAATGCTCTGCAGTTTGTTAGTGGTGGGTTAATATGTAAACAGTATGCCTGGTCAATTATAGAGCTAAAACCTTGTTCTTCAGCCCAAGCTTGGTCTCTTAGTTTTCTGAAAATAGCTAATGTAATATCAATTTTAGGTTTGGTATTTTTTATTCGCATAACATCAGATAATGCATAGTGGAAATTAGCTGTTTTAAAATTAGGTATATTGGCTGGTGGTGTAAGTAATATTTTTGACTTTATGGCAATATTGGTCGTGTCATTTATATTGATAGAAATATCATCAATATAGTGCTGGTTTTTGTTGCGGTGTTTTTTGCAGTTACGTTGTTTATTGCGATGAAAGTGATTATTTATTTTAACAGCGATAGTTTCGGTGAGATAATTAATTTTCTCTAATACGCTATTGTGCATAGGTATTACCCTTAGATAACTACCATAAGATCTAGTATGAGAATATCATAAACCATTAGAACATAAGATGGCTAGTTATCGGTAGTATGGTTTGTATAGTTGCGCGATATCTTTGATCGTTTAATTTTTTAAACAAAATCAGGCTAATTCAACCTGACGTTTAATCAACTTACCAGTATGCTTGACAGCGGTTGAGTATTTATTAAATACTGTACATTTGTACAGTTCAAGTAAGAATGATATGACGTTGTTAAAGTTACATCCATCTGAATCCACTAAGAGTGTATCACTGTTGGTAGGTACATATGGTTATTCGTATCCCGAGTGGGTAGATGCTGGGATTTATCCGCCTGGTACTAAGTCGGCGCGTATGTTGCCACTTTATGCGCGTGATTTTGCGGTTACTGAGCTGAATTATACTTGGTATCAAATGCCTCGCGCTGAAGCGATTGAGCGTCAGCGTGCTTTTCATGCAATTGTAAGCGATGGTGTTTGGATACAAAATGGCGCAAATGGAAAACCAAAATTTTACTCCTTGCCAGCGCCAAGCAAAGAAGAACTAACTAAAGTATCCTATGAAACCTGTGAAAATACCGTCAAGCTGTTAAAAAAAATAGGTCTCTGGCATGACGAAGATACTGGCGATGACATCGGTGAAGACCGTTTCCAGATTTACCGCAGGGCTATTGCGAGCAGCGCTGTGGGGCTGTACCTGTACTGCAATAACTTGCACCTGTGAACCTCCCGGGCCGATGTGCAAAGAGGTTTGCTCGCCGACCAGCATGAATGTCTGCGCGGCATGTCCATAGCTCTATAGTTGCTTCGGGGCCACCATGGCTTTTGCACCGTGGCTTTTTAGATGTGGCTTTAAGCACTCTATCTTTTCTTAATATTTCTCTTCAGTATCATCCTCAATAAATATACTCGGTAGAGCTTGAGTTTTTACGGTTGGCTCTGTCCCAGCAACAAATGCTTCTTCAATAGCATCACTAGCAGCAGAAGGCTGACCAGTTAGGGGATCTACTTTCACTATTACAACATCCTCTGGAGGCTGAGGAAATTCCTTAACCGGCATCCGCGATAGTGCTCGCCCCATAAAATCTATCCAAATTGGTAGTGCCGTACTACCACCAGTTACACGACCAAGGGGCGAATTATCATCAAAGCCCACCCAAACTGTAGCTACCAAATCAGCAGAAAACCCAGAGAACCAAACATTACGTGATTGTTGCGAGGTCCCGGTTTTACCCACCAGCGGTCGATCAAGCACCAGAGCTTTAGTTGCTGTACCACTTTCAACTACTGATCGCATCATTTGCGTCAATACATATGCAACTGCTAGGCTTAAAACTTCAACCGGCTCTTGCTGTGATTCTTCAAGTATGCTGCCATCAAGAGCCACAACTTTACGAATAAAAACCGGGGGAGTATAAATGCCACCAGCAGCGATGCACGCATATGCATTAGCAAGTTCAATCGGACGAACATCACCTGTACCTAAGGCTAAAGTAAGATTTTCGGGTAATTTTGATTCAATACCCATTGCTTCTGCTAAAGCGATAACTTTTTCAGGCGTAACCTTTTCAATTAATTTAACTGAGCAGGTATTCTTTGAACGCATCAAAGCGGTACGGTAAGTAATGTTACCATCATACCTTCCATCTTCGTAGTTTTCTGGTTTCCAAGCTTTGCCGGTCCAAGGGTCGCGGATTAATATCGGAGTATCTGCACAAATTGATGCCGGAGTAATAACTCCTTCGGACAATCCTGCTGCATATACAATCGGTTTAAACGATGAACCAGGTTGTCGTTTTGATTGTAGCGCCCGATTTAAACCACCAGCGTTCTCATCATAGCCACCAACAATTGCTCGTACTAAACGTGAATATGGATCAATAGCAATTAATGCGGCTTCTGCCTTTGGCACTGGTATTAAGTCAAGCTCGAGTTTTTCTTTTGGAGTATGAATATCAGGAGCAGCTATAATTTCAACAGCAACCAAATCACCTATACGAGCAACTTCAGATGGAACACGCGGTGCTGGAGTCGTGCTGGTAGGCGAAAAACGCCTTGCCCAAGTTAAGTTTTTAAAATCAATACTAGCGCGAATAGAACCCAAATCTATCCAGATTTTACGTTTAACCGCATCAACCTTATCGACTAAAGCAACAACTCTTTGTCCTTCAGTAAGCGTAACAACTTGCACTGCGGCCGCTATTTTACTTTCATCAGCTAAGGTTTTGGCGCCAATCTGTGATAAATCCCAAATAAGTTTCTTGCTATCAGCATTGTTGCCTTCATAAGCTTCATACTTATCAAGTTGTGATTTGAACTCTTCATGTAAAACTTTTTTATATATTGAATATTTATCAACCTCAATACGCAAAGCAGCACCAGGATAGCCTTGCCGACGAGTTAAATATTCTAAACCATGTCTAATTGCAAAATGGGCAGCGGCTTGCATGCGTGCGTTCATGCCGATATAAACAGTTAGTCCTTGGGTTAATACTTCTTCTTCTCCGTACTTTTCACTTAGCAGTTTTTTAACATATTCAATATAATGTGGGCCAACTCCTAAATAGCGCAGCGTTGAAGCTGGCTTTGTTATTGGTGCCCGCTGTGCTTTTTGTAGTTCTTCAGCAGTAATCCACGCGTTTTTCTGCATTTGCTCAAGTACATACGTTTGCCGCTGTTTTGCAGCCTTGGGATTTGCTCTTAAAGTGTAGCGGCTAGGATTCTTTGGTATTGCTGCTAAATAAGCTCCTTCTTCAATAGTAAGATCACGAACGGATTTCCCAAAATATGTCTTAGCTGCTTCTTCAATGCCATAAGCACCTGCACCAAAATAAATCTGATTAAGGTACAGATAAAGAATATCATCTTTACTAAGCATTTGTTCGATTTGACGTGTAAGCAGTATCTCACGCATCTTGCGAACATATGAACGCTCAGGGCCGACAACTAAAGTCTTAACTGTTTGTTGGGTAATAGTACTAGCACCTTGAAGATGTGCTCCAGGTCTTAAATTTTTTATCGCTGCCCGCAAAATTCCGAAATAATCCAAACCCTCATGTTCGTAAAATGTAGCATCTTCAGCTGCTAAAAAAGCATTAATAACATGACGTGGAATATACTCTATGGGGACTACAGTTCGTCGCTCTTTATAAAGTTCACCAACTAATTCACCATCATCAGAATATATTTTAGTAACCTGATATGGTTGATAATCGTTGATATTTTCTAAACTAGGTAAGTTAGATTTTAGATAAATAAAAATGCCAAAAATAGATAAAATGCCAAAAACTATAGAAAACAAAACTGCATAAATGCCAAGTTTAATTCGACGGCGGGTATTATCTTTCACGACCACCTCAGAGGTTAAAGAAATCTCTGACGATTTTCTACATAGCTAAAGGCTAATGCCACAATGACGATTGCCTTAAAACTGCTATAAACTTTTTAGGGGCTGCATACTACATATTACATATATTTCGCTATGATTTAATGATGTGCTAGCCATCTTGGGCTAAAAAGCGAGGTTCACTAAAAACTGGCTGGCTATTATTGATATATGCAGTATTGATTTCGAGGCTAGGGTAATTATTAATTGCCTGTAATACCGCGAGAAATTCAGCATAAAAATTCTTTGCGGCAAAACCCCATGCATCATTTTTATATGCCTCAATGAGGGTCATAAGATCTCTTGATCCAATTCTTTTTATCGCTCTTTTTAAACCATATGGTCCATAATTATAAGCAGTAATTGCTAAGGGCCATGAACCAAGCATACGATAATTATCTTTAAGCATACGTGCAGCCGCTCGCGTAGCTTTAAACACATCGTAACGCTCATCTTTATTCTTATTTACCACAAGACCCAAATCACGTGCAGTTGCAGGCATCAACTGCCATAAACCTGCCGCACCAGCATGAGAGCATGCCTTGGGATTATACATAGATTCAACAAACGGCAGAGCCACAACTTCGACAGGAACACCTTCTTCATGTAATATATTCACAATCTCGTGGTGCCACTTAATTGCATACGCGTAACCTTCTTTAAAACGGTCAGCTACTCCTTTTTGCGTACGTAGCTTCAGAAAAGCGCCGTGTAAATTTTCGCTATTATTGCCAGCAAGAGTTAATATAACTCTATCTTCAATATCAATTGGTTTTTGATTAGAAGCTAGGCGTTTAAGTCTGGTACGCAATTTTTGTAATGTATTTTCAATTAAATCTTGGCTATCATTAAAAAGCACTGTACCACTTTCATCTTTAGGTAATTCAAGCACATGCCATATAACTGCGAGGTTACGGCGGTCGTGAATTATCACTCTATCACTTTTATGTTCGGTAAATAGCTTGTACCAAAATAAAACTGCCGGCTGCAGTGCATCGGGTACTGGAAATACTGTATTGTTATTTATAAATAGCGCTGGCGTAGTTAAAGCAGGTGCATGCGCAATAATTGGTGGCGTCGGTGAAGCTAATTTTGTTGGCGATGCTATAGCTACACTAATACAGCTGATACAAATAAATACCGTCACCCCTGCCTGCCGCTGCAGTAATTGTTTAATCACCTTTTTTAGCATGCAGTCTTTAGACTTAATGCCGTGAATAAAAATTCTACTCGCGGCTTATGAATACATATTCGTACGATGTAAGTCTAATAGATGTAGTTTGTCAGGAGCAATGCGCCATCGCAAGTTTTTACGTATACCATGTGCATCACCAGAGAGCTGCAGTGGAAATGGTTGTTCAAGCTCTATCGAAACGTCAGATACAATAAAGTCTAATAATTTATTAGAATTGCGATAATTACCTTTCCATATTGAATTTAAATTTGACAAAACCTGCATGGGCCCGATCTGGGCGACACGCAGATTCATCATATCTGATTTCAGCTCTGAAAATGGATATACTTTAAAACCATAGCCGTAAAATGGTGTCGTACCAGCACCAATCATTGCAGCAGAGCCTTCAAATAATATCGTACCTGGGGCAATAGGCTCGAGAGCGTCATTATTATCAGGATCTACATAAAAAGCTTCACCTAAAGTCACTATTTTTGCGGTTAGATTGCTAGCCTGATGCCATAAAACATTAGGTATGGTACGTCCTAATACAGCGGCAAAATAGCCCCATACCGATTCCATTAATGGTCGTGTAAGTGGATTGCTTATACGTCGGCACATCCAATTATAATCATTTAAAACTAACGAATCGTAGCCAAGACCAGTAAAAAAACAACGTTCACCTTCAACATCTATCATGGATACACTACGACGAGAACGAGACTGCTGAGTGGTAATAAATTCAAGATCTTGTATAGGATCGCTAGCGCCCACTAGCGAACCAAGGGCGTTACCAGTACCTAATCGTAAAAAACCAAAATCTGGATTGGTAATTAGGGTCTGCCACTGTCCTAAGCGTTGATAGCGATCGGCGCGCCACGCATTTGCTTGTGCAATATAATGATGAATTAGATTTACTGAACGAGCTAAAGTGCCATCACCACCACCACAGACTACTGTGCCATAGCCACGTCTTACGATTTCTCGCGCATACGCTTCAGCATCTTCAAGAGTACGTGAATAAAATAAATTATCACCACCAACAATTTCTTTGATACGACGAGCAAGTTTATCGTTAACCCGACGAGCATTGCGGTTAAGAATTACCGCCACCCTTGAAGTATCAGGCTTGGTAATTGGTAAAGGTTTTACAGACAGGTTAGGGGTATTAAGCTCACGATTTGGCTTTGCCGAAATCAATGTCGCTTGCATTTATTATCTCCACTAATCTTGAAAAAAATATCGTCTAAGATCTGTATGCTGACAAAAAACAGTGTTTTAAAATCTGTGCATCGATATCTATAGCAGTTTTCATACCATGTATTGCTATGCGTCATATATAATAACTTTTTCTAATAATTTAAGTAAGTTAGCTCATAAAAAATAGTCTTTAAGCAAACCCCAATAAAACAATTGCTGCGTATCTATATTCGCGCCTAGCTATTTAACTGCGAAATTTTTTTCTCACTAGTATGACTAAAGTGTCCGACTTCTTTTAACAGATTTAATATTTAATTGCCAAACTTATCTGACGCTCTGGCGTAAAAGTACAACGACTTGCTAAAAGACATAAACTGTGGATGCTAACAAAAAAATACCAACTTAACGATTCTCAACAAAAAACCATGGATCAGAACTTAGATATGGATGAGTCGGCATTTAAAGACGCTATAGCTGTTATTAAGGCAGAAAGCCGTGCTCTAAATCAGCTACAAAAGCATATTGATGCACGATTTACCGCTGCAGTTAATTGTATATTAGCTTGTCATGGTCGGGTGGTAGTTACCGGTCTTGGTAAAAGTGGTCTTGTCGGGCAAAAAATATCAGCAACACTAGCATCCACCGGTACACCTTCACTTTTTTTGCATGCTACTGAGGCTTTGCATGGTGATTTAGGGCGAATTACTAGTGAAGATGTTGTTTTAGCGTTATCAAATAGCGGTAATTCCGACGAAATCATGCGTTTAATCAAGCCATTAAAATCTTTAGGTGTTCCATTATTAGCTATGACCAGCAGTACAAAATCAGCACTAGCATGTCATGCTGATATTCTCTTGTGCATAGGTGATATTGCTGAAGCCTGCCCTATGGGATTAGTACCAACAGCAAGTACTACCGTAATGATGGTGTTAGGTGATGCTTTAGCGATAGCTTTATTCAATAAACGTGGTTTTGGTCGTGAAGAATATGCGCGTTTTCATCCAGGTGGTGAGTTGGGGCGCAAACTTTTGCAGGTTAGCGAAGTTATGCGTAAAAATGAAGAAAACCCTGTTGTTGCTGCAACTGCACCTTTATATGAAGCTATTCGTTGCATGAGCGACACTCCTGGCCATCCGGGATCAGTTTCAATAACTGATGAACAAGGCAACTTGATTGGTTTTTTTACCGACGGCGATTTGCGACGTTTGATTTTAACTAGTGAATTTAACCACGATAGTAACATAGCAGCAGTTATGCATCATAACCCCAAGCGTATTCGCATTGATGCCTTAGTCGATGAAGCAGCTCATCTTTTACGCGAATACCATATCGATCAACTTCCAGTGGTTGACGCAAATGATAAGCCCGTAGGACTAATAGATATTCAAGATCTTTTAAGCACGCGTCAGCTTTAGAGCAAGCCACCATCTGACTGTCGTGGTGAGCTTGTAAAAATTATAGGCTCACCACCGAAAGATCATGAATTAAATTCTTAGCTTTTAGCTATAGCTGTATACCCACTGTAAGCAAGGCACCGGTATAAGCATCTTGAAAAGCAGCGTTTAAATATTGTGAAGTATAATCCAATGTACTTTGATCTTTATACCTTGCAAAATAATGATCGTAACGCCCCAATAATCCAACTTCAATCATATCAAAGATTAAACGTAATCCACCTTCGGCGTGCCATGCATAAGCACTTTTAGACGAAGAACCGAGATTCTTGATACGACCTTCAAGAGTTACTTTGGGTTCGTAGCGTCCAGAAACTACGATTTGCAATG is a genomic window of Deltaproteobacteria bacterium containing:
- a CDS encoding DUF72 domain-containing protein, with protein sequence MTLLKLHPSESTKSVSLLVGTYGYSYPEWVDAGIYPPGTKSARMLPLYARDFAVTELNYTWYQMPRAEAIERQRAFHAIVSDGVWIQNGANGKPKFYSLPAPSKEELTKVSYETCENTVKLLKKIGLWHDEDTGDDIGEDRFQIYRRAIASSAVGLYLYCNNLHL
- a CDS encoding PBP1A family penicillin-binding protein; translation: MKDNTRRRIKLGIYAVLFSIVFGILSIFGIFIYLKSNLPSLENINDYQPYQVTKIYSDDGELVGELYKERRTVVPIEYIPRHVINAFLAAEDATFYEHEGLDYFGILRAAIKNLRPGAHLQGASTITQQTVKTLVVGPERSYVRKMREILLTRQIEQMLSKDDILYLYLNQIYFGAGAYGIEEAAKTYFGKSVRDLTIEEGAYLAAIPKNPSRYTLRANPKAAKQRQTYVLEQMQKNAWITAEELQKAQRAPITKPASTLRYLGVGPHYIEYVKKLLSEKYGEEEVLTQGLTVYIGMNARMQAAAHFAIRHGLEYLTRRQGYPGAALRIEVDKYSIYKKVLHEEFKSQLDKYEAYEGNNADSKKLIWDLSQIGAKTLADESKIAAAVQVVTLTEGQRVVALVDKVDAVKRKIWIDLGSIRASIDFKNLTWARRFSPTSTTPAPRVPSEVARIGDLVAVEIIAAPDIHTPKEKLELDLIPVPKAEAALIAIDPYSRLVRAIVGGYDENAGGLNRALQSKRQPGSSFKPIVYAAGLSEGVITPASICADTPILIRDPWTGKAWKPENYEDGRYDGNITYRTALMRSKNTCSVKLIEKVTPEKVIALAEAMGIESKLPENLTLALGTGDVRPIELANAYACIAAGGIYTPPVFIRKVVALDGSILEESQQEPVEVLSLAVAYVLTQMMRSVVESGTATKALVLDRPLVGKTGTSQQSRNVWFSGFSADLVATVWVGFDDNSPLGRVTGGSTALPIWIDFMGRALSRMPVKEFPQPPEDVVIVKVDPLTGQPSAASDAIEEAFVAGTEPTVKTQALPSIFIEDDTEEKY
- a CDS encoding lytic transglycosylase domain-containing protein translates to MIKQLLQRQAGVTVFICISCISVAIASPTKLASPTPPIIAHAPALTTPALFINNNTVFPVPDALQPAVLFWYKLFTEHKSDRVIIHDRRNLAVIWHVLELPKDESGTVLFNDSQDLIENTLQKLRTRLKRLASNQKPIDIEDRVILTLAGNNSENLHGAFLKLRTQKGVADRFKEGYAYAIKWHHEIVNILHEEGVPVEVVALPFVESMYNPKACSHAGAAGLWQLMPATARDLGLVVNKNKDERYDVFKATRAAARMLKDNYRMLGSWPLAITAYNYGPYGLKRAIKRIGSRDLMTLIEAYKNDAWGFAAKNFYAEFLAVLQAINNYPSLEINTAYINNSQPVFSEPRFLAQDG
- a CDS encoding KpsF/GutQ family sugar-phosphate isomerase, producing MLTKKYQLNDSQQKTMDQNLDMDESAFKDAIAVIKAESRALNQLQKHIDARFTAAVNCILACHGRVVVTGLGKSGLVGQKISATLASTGTPSLFLHATEALHGDLGRITSEDVVLALSNSGNSDEIMRLIKPLKSLGVPLLAMTSSTKSALACHADILLCIGDIAEACPMGLVPTASTTVMMVLGDALAIALFNKRGFGREEYARFHPGGELGRKLLQVSEVMRKNEENPVVAATAPLYEAIRCMSDTPGHPGSVSITDEQGNLIGFFTDGDLRRLILTSEFNHDSNIAAVMHHNPKRIRIDALVDEAAHLLREYHIDQLPVVDANDKPVGLIDIQDLLSTRQL